One segment of Acidovorax sp. DW039 DNA contains the following:
- a CDS encoding 3-hydroxyacyl-CoA dehydrogenase NAD-binding domain-containing protein, producing METSSPRNARTVVVGGGTMGADVAVVLARGGAHVTVIDPHTERRNRLLPHIAQELTTAGQAAHAGPVQVCASLQEVDWTGVVLVVECITEQLAAKQQLFAELEAIAPANAVLASNSSGFPISAIAKGLATAQRMLGLHFFMPAHLVPLVEVVLGERSDPALGTWLHAFMRGCGSVPVLVKKDKPGFLANRMQHALSREAFALIDEGIASPEDVDAAVRFGFGFRFLAAGPVLQRDHAGIEVHTAAAATMYPSLSNTDIPAQALRDKVAQSQLGMKTGKGFFDWPEDRKQAERARYDTLLRQGLALLASELPTIEPPTDAAPKTGDRS from the coding sequence ATGGAAACAAGTTCGCCTCGCAACGCACGCACCGTGGTGGTGGGCGGAGGCACCATGGGGGCCGATGTGGCCGTGGTTCTGGCGCGCGGGGGCGCCCACGTGACGGTGATAGACCCGCACACCGAGCGCCGCAACCGGCTGCTGCCCCACATCGCCCAGGAGCTGACCACCGCCGGCCAGGCCGCCCATGCCGGCCCGGTGCAGGTGTGCGCCTCGCTGCAGGAGGTGGACTGGACCGGCGTGGTGCTGGTGGTCGAATGCATCACCGAGCAGCTGGCCGCCAAGCAGCAACTGTTTGCGGAGCTGGAAGCCATCGCGCCCGCCAACGCGGTGCTGGCCAGCAACAGCTCGGGCTTTCCTATCAGCGCCATTGCCAAGGGGCTAGCCACGGCGCAGCGCATGCTGGGCCTGCACTTCTTCATGCCCGCCCACCTGGTGCCGTTGGTGGAAGTGGTGCTGGGCGAGCGCAGCGACCCCGCCCTGGGTACCTGGCTGCACGCCTTCATGCGGGGCTGCGGCAGCGTGCCGGTGCTGGTCAAGAAAGACAAGCCGGGCTTTCTGGCCAACCGCATGCAGCATGCGCTCTCGCGCGAGGCCTTTGCCCTCATCGACGAAGGCATTGCCTCGCCGGAGGACGTGGACGCCGCCGTGCGCTTTGGCTTCGGCTTCCGCTTTCTGGCGGCGGGGCCGGTGCTGCAGCGCGACCATGCGGGCATTGAGGTGCACACCGCCGCCGCGGCCACCATGTACCCAAGCCTCTCCAACACCGACATACCCGCCCAGGCCCTGCGCGACAAGGTGGCCCAGAGCCAGTTGGGCATGAAGACGGGCAAGGGATTTTTCGACTGGCCCGAAGACCGCAAGCAGGCCGAGCGCGCGCGTTACGACACGCTGCTGCGCCAGGGCCTGGCACTGCTGGCCAGCGAACTGCCCACCATCGAGCCCCCTACCGACGCTGCCCCCAAGACCGGAGATCGTTCATGA
- a CDS encoding 3-keto-5-aminohexanoate cleavage protein, which yields MTTSPTSPMTPSQWADPLIVTVAPNGAYKQPADHPAVPINPATLAATAKACLDAGAAMLHMHIRDAQGRHSLDVEGYREAQRVVRQAVGDAMVIQITSEAAGVYQAPAQIAMVEALQPEAVSIGLREVDKPEIGEAGLQRFFTGLAQRRTMVQVILYDVADLRRWQALRTSGVVPDAPWFLLFVLGRYSAGQTSSPRDLLPFLNAHDSNEPWAVCAFGAAENACVAAAAVFGGHARVGFENNLLCKDGSVAPDNAALVRQAVEAANALGRPLATAADIRQRFGAG from the coding sequence ATGACCACCTCGCCCACATCACCCATGACTCCTAGCCAGTGGGCCGACCCGCTGATCGTGACCGTGGCCCCCAACGGCGCGTACAAACAGCCCGCTGACCACCCGGCCGTGCCCATCAACCCCGCCACGCTGGCCGCCACAGCCAAGGCCTGCCTGGATGCGGGCGCAGCCATGCTGCACATGCACATCCGCGACGCACAAGGCCGCCACAGCCTGGATGTGGAGGGCTACCGCGAGGCCCAGCGTGTGGTGCGCCAGGCCGTGGGCGATGCCATGGTCATCCAGATCACCAGCGAAGCCGCAGGCGTTTACCAGGCCCCAGCGCAGATCGCCATGGTGGAGGCGTTGCAGCCCGAGGCCGTATCCATCGGCCTGCGCGAGGTGGACAAGCCCGAGATTGGCGAAGCGGGGCTGCAGCGCTTCTTCACTGGCCTGGCCCAGCGCCGCACCATGGTGCAGGTCATCCTGTACGACGTGGCCGACCTGCGCCGCTGGCAGGCCTTGCGCACCAGTGGCGTGGTGCCAGATGCGCCGTGGTTCCTGCTGTTTGTGCTGGGCCGCTACAGCGCGGGCCAGACTTCCAGCCCGCGCGATCTGCTGCCATTTTTGAACGCCCACGACAGCAACGAACCCTGGGCCGTGTGCGCCTTCGGGGCGGCCGAGAACGCCTGCGTGGCCGCCGCTGCCGTGTTTGGCGGTCATGCCCGCGTGGGGTTTGAGAACAACCTGCTGTGCAAGGACGGCAGCGTTGCGCCCGACAACGCCGCACTGGTGCGCCAGGCGGTGGAAGCCGCCAATGCGCTGGGCCGCCCCCTGGCCACCGCCGCCGATATCCGCCAGCGCTTTGGCGCGGGCTGA